CATCATCTGAGCGGCATTCTTGAACGGGAAAGGCACCGGATGTTCCGGCTTCGGCGCGGTCCGAGTTTTCGCAGCCTCGAGCTCTTCCTCGGTCACGACGAAACCGCCGCCAACCGAATAGAAAATCCGGCGCAAGAGCAGCCGGTCATCGACGTCATAGGCTTCAAACGCCATGCCGTTGGCGTGACCGGGGAGCGGCGTCCGCCGATCCATGATGAGATCGGTCGCCGGATCGAAGCGATAGCTCGGGTGGCCTTCGGGCGAAATGCGTTTGGTCTGCTTCACGGTCTCGAGCAGTGCGTCCATCTGGTTTGGATCGACGGTGGCCGGCAACAGGCCGCACAACCCGAGAATGACAGAGCGATCGGTTGCATGGCCGATGCCGGTAAAAGCCAGCGAGCCATGCAGATGAACGCACAACCGATCCACCTTGACGCCGGTCGGCCGTGGCCATTGCCCGCTCTTGAGTTCCTCAAGAAACAGGCTGCCGGCAGTCATCGGACCCATCGTATGGGAACTCGAAGGACCAATGCCGATTTTATACAGATCGAAAACCGACAGAAACATTTACAGCCTTTGAATTGGTGAAATCACTTGCGCCGCATAATGGCCTGCTGGCGACATTTGCCGCAGCCCGGCACCGACTTCACCTTGCGTTTCTACGACATAGGTCAGCCGGCGCAAAAGTCAAAGAAAAAGCCTGCAGTCCCTTCGTTCGCGAGATTTGCGAACCTATCAAATTCACGTACATTCGAATCGTCAGTTGTTGCTTAAAGAGAGATCCAATGGAAGCTGCCCCGAACACATCCTATTGGCTCGACATACTCGCCCTGGTCTATTTCTTCGTTGTCTGGGCGCTCTATTCCCATACCACCGCAAACGGGTTTGCGGGGAAAAAATCATTGACCTACGAGATGAACCAGGCGCGGCGGCAATGGATGGCGACCATGGCGACACGCGAATTGCGCATGATCGACACAAGCATCATGATCGGTTTGCAGCAGGGCACCGGCTTTTTTGCGTCAACCTCCATTCTGGCGATCGGCGGATGTTTCGGCCTGTTGAATTCCTCCGGCCGCGTTCTGACGCTGTTTCACGACCTGCCGTTCCTGGGCAATACCACCCAGCAATTGTTTGAAACAAAAATCCTCGGGCTTCTCGTTCTCTTCGCCTATGCATTCTTCAAATTTGCCTGGTCATATCGTCTTTTCAATTATTGTTCGATTCTGATCGGCAGCGTTCCGATGGCGCGCGACAAGGGCCCGGACGATCCGGTTGTGCTTGCAGGGATCAATCGCGCGGCGGGGATCAATATCCAGGCCGGCCAGCATTTCAACAGTGGCTTGCGCGGCATCTTCTTTTCTATCGGATATCTCGGGTGGTTTCTTCATCCCGTGCTGTTCATGATCACGACGACGCTGGTCGCCATAGTGTTGCTCAGGCGCCAGTTCTTTTCCAGGGCGCGCGATGTGCTGATGCAAAACAGCGTCAGTACTGACCTATAGGCCGCGTGGCAGGTAACGCCAGACGAACACGGCCGTGAATATCATCAGCATTGCCAGCGCGATGAAGATCGAGCCGAAATGGAAAAACGTCAGGATGATCGAATAGAAAAATGCCGGCAATATCTCGGAAAAATCGAGATAGGTCCGGTAAACCGCCGTCATCTGTGCCCGTTCATGCGGATGGACTGCGCGGATGAATGTCGTTGAGCCGAGGGTGTCGATAGCAACGCAGAAAAAGGCTCCAAAAAGCAGCATGATCGCTGCCAGCATAGGAAATCTTTCGCCGGCAATGCCCGCTCCTATGAGCGCCACGGCCAGCAAGACAAACACACCGGAAATCGTCCGCATCAGTCCCTTGGCCATGCCCACTTTGCCCCACAGGATGGAGCCGAGCAGAAACAAATTGCCGAGCGAAACCAGAAGACCACCGGCAAGATTGCCCTGCCCCGTCGCGACCATCAGGATCGGTCCATAGACGAAAAACGTACTCCAGTAGCACGAGCGCGAAAACGCGATCAGCCAGGCCAGCCGCAATCTCGGTTGCACGACGAAGCGGCGCACATTGGCGATGGGATTGGCCGGGCGGCTCGGCCCCTTCTGCAGCGCCGGATTGTCGCTGAGGCGGAAATACCAGAACAGCGTCAGCAGCAGCAGCGAGAAACCTATCGACAACAGGAACGGCGCGACCATCCCGACTTGTGTATAGAGGAAGACGCCGAGAAACGGTCCGGCGGTCCACGCAAGCGTTGCCGTCGCCATTCGCACGGATTCGGCGCGGACCAGTTCACCCTTCTTGATATGATCCATGATGTAGAGGCTGAGCGTGATCGATAACGTTCCCGAGCCGAACGTGCGCAGGAACAGGCCAGCCGCCTGCCCCGGCAGGGTATCGAGCGCGAAGGCAACGCACCCGAGTATCAGGGACACGGTTCCGGCCGTGTATACCCAGCGTCGCGGAATCCGGACAATGAGCAACGGGATCGAGAGCGTAGAGATCAGCCCAAGCAATGACATGCAGGTGTAGAGGATACTGACGCCGCGCTCGCTCTGCATGAGATCGTAGGTCTGGATCGGCACGACACTGGTGATGATCGCCCGTGCCATCGATTCGATGCCAAAGAGGATCGCGAAGACCCGCGCCGTCGGGCGCTTGGCCGTGGTAATCCAGATAGGATGGCGAACTTGATTGATCACTGGGATGACTTTGGGGGGCATTGATTCGAGCGTCGCCGGAAGTTTCGGCTGCGCGACGAGCGATAGCAGTCGATCAAGCGACATAATATGTCCGTTTCACAGAAACCGTTGAATATGTAAGAAAAATCTTCCGTTGCTTGTCAGCCAAAGACCATGGATTTTGCCAGCCATGTCGCCTAGCCTGCGCCAATTGCTGCAATGATCGAGTTCCCCGCACATGAATAGAACCGAGACTGTGAATGCACCCCCAAAGACGCGTCTCGGCAAGCTGGACGTATTGCGCGGTATCGCCCTTATCGCCATGGCGACCTACCACACGGGCTGGGATTTCGAGTTTTTCGGCTATCTCGAACCCGGAACAACCGGCCATGGCGCCTGGAAACTGTATGCCCGTGTCATCGCCTCGACTTTCCTCGCGCTTGTCGGCTTCAGCCTTGTGCTGGCGCATGGTCGCGGCATTCGCTGGCGCTCGTTTGGCATCCGCCTCGCCCAGATCGTCGCTGCCGCACTGGCGATTACGCTCGTCACGATGTACGTTACGCCGCAGAGCTTCGTGTTTTTCGGGATCCTGCACGAAATAGCGGCGGCGAGTGTTCTGGGACTGTTGTTTTTGCGGTTGCCTGCGCCGGTTATTGCTGCGGCAGCAGGGGCGGTCATTGCCCTTCCGCATTATTTCGTCTCGCCGGCATTCGATGCGCCGGTATTCTGGCCGCTCGGGCTCTCGGAAATCATCATAAGATCAAACGATTACGTACCGATCTTTCCATGGTTCGGCGCTGTTCTTGCAGGCATGGCGCTCGCCAAGACGATGCAACATTTCAATGCACTCAAATTGTTTGCCGGAAACATCGCTCCATCCTGGCTCGATCGCGGCCTCCGTTTCATCGGCAGGCACAGTCTTGCCTTCTACCTGATCCACCAGCCGGTGATCATTGCTTGCGTTTTTCTTATTTCGCAACTGTTCCCACCGGCGGTTCCGGCACCACGCGAGGTCTTCGGCAAGGCCTGTGTGCAAAGCTGCCAGAACGACAACGACAAGGCTTTTTGCGAGAAGTTCTGCGATTGCGTCATCGGGCAGACCGAAGCGCAGGGCATCTTCGATGAGATGTTTGCGGGAAAGCGCGATCAAAACGATTCACAGATGCAGGAAATCGCCGGCATCTGCACACGGGAAAACACGCCGCAATAAGGGCTATGTATTTACTCCCAATTCCGCCAGCCGCTCGATACAGCCTTCCTCGACCTGATCGAGTTCAGCCAGTGTTTCCTCGATGTCCCTGCGCTTCTGGCGCAGCTCAGCGCGCTTTTCCTCGACGCGCTTCATCATCAGATGCAGCTGTCCCATTTCTCCGGGCGGCTCCTTGTACATCTGGATGATTTCTTGAATCTCGGCGATCGAAAAACCGAGCCGTTTGCCGCGTAGTATCTGCTTGAGCAAATGCCGGTCGGACGGCCGGAACAGCCTGGTCCGTCCGCGTCTGACCGGGTGAATCAGATCTTCATCCTCGTAGAACCGCAATGTACGCGTGGACACGCCAAACTCCCGCGTCAGTTCAGTAATGGTGTAATATTCGCGCATTGCAGACACAGCCCCAGTTGTATCGATTGAATCTTTTGCTCACGCAATTACGTAAAAGTCAATTGCACGATTGTATTCGGTTGCGAACTTTAGAGCCCGTTTGGAAAGTCGCTGCGGTGAGTCAGATAGCGTGGTTTTCGAGAACCGGAGCGCAGCGTACATTGAGTACGTGAGCACCGGAAGCGCAGAAAATCGCGTCAGATGGCCGCCGCAGTAGAGTTTCAAGACGGCTCTTAGTCCATATCTCACCAAACGGATGTTATTTAAAGCCGAACCACCAGGTTGCCAGACCGAGAAACGACGAAAAGCCGACGACATCGGTAACCGTGGTAACGAATACCGCCGACGCTATGGCCGGGTCAGCACCGAAACGATGCAGCAACAACGGAATCAGAATACCACCAAGTGCGGCTGCAAGCATGTTGATGATCATCGCTGCTGCAATAATACCGCCAATATGGACATTTGCGAACCAGAGACCCGCAATGACACCAATCATGATCGCGAAAATGACCCCGTTGATGAGCCCCACCGAAGCCTCGCGGCGAATGATGCGGCCGGCGTTGTAGATATCCATGTCCCGTGTCGCCAGTGCCCGAACAGTCACGGTCATTGTCTGCGTGCCTGCATTGCCACCCATGGATGCCACGATGGGCATAAGCACCGCCAGAGCCACCATCTGCTGGATGGTGCCATCGAACAATCCGATCACAGATGCCGACAGGAATGCAGTGAACAGGTTGATCACCAGCCAGGGCGTACGTGAGCGCGACGTGGACAGCACCGAATCGGACAGTTCTTCGTCGCCGACGCCGCCGAGACGCAAGATATCTTCCTCGGCCTCTTCCTGAATGACGTCCACGATGTTCTCGATGGTCAGAACACCGACAAGCCGGTCGTTTTCGTCCACCACCGCTGCCGACAACAGGTCGTATTGCTCGAAGATTTGCGCGGCTTCTTCCTGGTCCATGGTCGCCGGGATCGCATGTCGCGTCTCGTGTGTGATCTCGTCGATTTTGACGTCGCGCCGGGTCCGCAGGATGCGATCGAGGTCGATCGCGCCCAAGAGCCGGAACATCGGGTCGATAACGAATATCTGCGAGAACGACTCGGGCAGGTCGTCATTGTCGCGCATGTAGTCGATGGTCTGGCCGACAGTCCAGAATGGCGGCACCGCGACAAACTCCGTCTGCATGCGGCGTCCGGCGGTTTCCTCCGGGTAGCCAAGGGAACGGCGCAGTCGAACCCTTTCGGTAAACGGCAGCTGCGCCAGAATCTCGTCGCGGTCTTCTTGCTCAAGGTCTTCAAGGATGTAGACCGCATCGTCGGAATCGAGTTCCTGAACGCCTTCGGCGATCTGCCGGTTCGGCATCGCATCAACGATTTCAAGGCGAACCGCCTCGTCAACCTCGGTCAGTGCGGCAAAATCGAATTCGTCGCCCAGAAGTTCAACGAGGGCCCTACGCTGATCTGGCTGCAGAGCCTCGAGGACGTGGCCAAGCTCCGACTGGTGCAGCTTGCCGACATGCGCCCTTAGAAAGAGAACGTCCCGGTCCGCAATAGCGGCGCCGACACGCGCCAGATAGGACGTGCGGACAGCACCGTCCTCGCCATAGATGTTGGCATCCTCGTCTTCAGGTGCGGATTCCGGGAGAGTATCTGTTTCCATCTATCCGCACCTGCCTTTCCTGACAAATATGGCGTCTCGTCAGTTAAAACTCAGTGTCCGTCTTGAAAGTCGCTGCGGCTAGTCAGATGGCGTGGTTTTCGAGAACCGGAGCGCAGCGTACATTAAGTACGTGAGCACCGGAAGCGCAGAAAAATCGCGTCAGATGACCGTCGCAACAGAGTTTCAAACCGACACTCAGGCAGCGTTGTCTTCCCAACCGCTGATCGCCTTCACTTCAAGGAAATCCTCGATCCCGAAGTGACCGCCTTCGCGCCCGATGCCCGACTGCTTGTAGCCGCCGAACGGAGCGTCTGCTGCATGCTCGGCACCATTAATACGCACCATGCCAGCGCGCAACTGCTTCGACACGCGCTTGATGCGCTCGCGATCGCCCGACTGGATATAGGCAGCAAGACCGTATGGCGTGTCATTGGCGATCTCTACCGCTTCTTCCTCCGTGTCGAAGGGGATCATCGCCAGTACCGGTCCGAAGATTTCTTCGCGGGCGATCGTCATGTCATTGTTGACGTCGGCGAAAACCGTCGGACGGACGTAGTAACCCCGATTGAAGCCTTCGGGGCGTCCGGTACCGCCGGCAATCAGCCGCGCGCCTTCCTTGATGCCCTGCTCGATCAGTCCCTGCACCTTGTTGAACTGCATCTCAGACACAAGCGGACCCATGTGATCGCCGTCCTGCGATGGATCGCCGACCTTGGTGGCCTTGGCGGTCTCGGCAGCGATTTCGGTCGCCTTGCCATAGACCGAGCGCTCAACCAGCATGCGCGTCGGTGCATTGCAGGACTGGCCGGTATTGTTGAACACATGCTCGACGCCGCGCTTGACGGCAGCTTCAACATCCGAATCTGCAAACACGATGTTCGGCGACTTGCCGCCGAGCTCCAGCGATACGCGTTTGACCGTATCGGCCGCAGCCTTGGTCACGGCAACGCCGGCGCGGGTGGAACCCGTGAACGACATCATGTCGATGCCGGGATGAGCTGACATGGCTGCACCAACTGATGGGCCATCACCATTGACCAAATTGAACACACCGGCAGGAAGACCCGAGGCATCGACCATTTCCGCAAAAATCACTGATGAAATTGGCGCAATCTCGGAGGGCTTGAGAATGACGGTACACCCTGCGGCAATCGCTGGAACGACTTTCAGAACCACCTGGTTCATCGGCCAGTTCCACGGCGTGATCAGGCCGCAGACACCGATCGGCTCGTACGCAAGCCGGACCGTGTCGTGACCGTTTAGCGGCCGCTCGAACTCGAACTCTTTGAGTGACCGGATGAAAGCCTTGATATGGCCGGTCCCGGATGCCGCCTGTTCATCCAGCGCCATTGTGATCGGGGCGCCCATTTCGGACGAGATAGCCTTGGCCATATCGGCGATACGCGATTTATAAACGGCAAGCAGCCGCTCAAGCCACGCCAGGCGCTCTTCGCGGCTGGTCACGCTCCATGTGGTGAAAGCCTTGCGCGCGGCGGATACGGCCTTGTCGACATCGGCTGCAGAACCCAGCGAGATCACGGCAAATGCCTGCTCGTCAGCCGGATTGATTACCTCAAGCTCTTTCGCCACTACCGGCGCTATCCACTTTCCATCGATATAGAAATCGGTCTTGCGAAGCATGGTCTGTCTCCTGCCTGTGGCTCTATGGATTATTTTTGACACTGCGCCGGATAAGTGACGGCGTGGTTCAGTTGAGTGTGTAGCGGATGATTGACGTTACGACCAACAGGAATATCGAACAAAGAGGCAAAAATAGCGGCGCCTTGAGGTTTATTGAGATTTGCGCCAGGACGAGTCGAAAATGGTGATTTTCGAGCACCGGAGCGCAGCGAACTTTTGGGTTCATGAGCACCGGCGCACAGAAAAACGCCATTTGCAGGCCGTCATGGCGCAAATCTCTTGAACCGGCGCGAAAGCCGCAGGAAATTGCCAAGCATGGCATGACCATATTCCGTCAATACTGATTCAGGGTGGAACTGCACACCATAGGTGGGGTGGCTAATATGGGTGAGCCCCATGATCTCGCCGGCATCGGATCGCGCGGTCACCGACAGATCGCTGCCATCCTTGACAGATTCCACGATCAGCGAGTGATAGCGGCCGGCGCGGAACGGGCTCGGCAGCCCCTTGAAGATGTCCGTCCCGCCATGATTGATAGCCGAGGCTCGCCCATGCATCGGTTCCTGCGCTCGCACGACCTTGCCGCCAAAGACTTCGCCGATGCATTGATGGCCAAGGCAGATGCCGAGAATCGGCACCTGTCCGCTCAACCTCTCGATAATCTCCATCGATTGCCCGGCTTCGCGCGGCCCGCACGGCCCTGGTGAAACGACAATTGCTTGGGGTGCGAGCTGCTCCACCTCCGCCGCGGTAATCGCGTCATTGCGGACCACCTGCGTGTCGACGCCAAGTTCAGCAAAGTAGCGCGCCACGGTGAATACGAAGGAGTCGTAATTGTCGATGATCAGGATCATGCCGCATCACCCTGATCGAAGACGGCAAAGATGCGCGCGGCCTTGTCCAGCGTTTCCTGATATTCCGCGGCTGGATCGGATAGCGCTGTAATACCGCCACCCGCTTGAAACACGGCCTTGCCGCCCTGAAACAGCACGGTGCGAATGCCGATATTGCCGTCGAAATTGCCATTGAACCCGATGAAACCGATCGAACCGCAATAGACGCCCCGCGCCTCGCGCTCGATCTCGGTGATGATCTCCATCGCCCGCAGCTTTGGTGCGCCTGTGATTGACCCGCCCGGGAAGGCTGCCCTGATCAGATCCATCAGGGATTTGCCTTCCATCAGCCGCCCCGTAACGGCGGAAACCAGATGATGGACGCTCGCATAGGTCTCGAGCCCGCAAAGAACGGGTGTCAGCACGGAATGCGGTCGGCAAACGCGGGAAAGATCGTTGCGCATCAAATCGACGATCATCAGGTTCTCGGCTCGATCCTTCTCCGATTTGAGAAGTATGTCGGCGAGATTCTTGTCTTCGTCGGGATCTGACGACCGCGGCATCGTTCCCTTGATCGGTCGCGTCTCGACCTGGTCGCCCTTCACCGCGACAAACCGCTCCGGCGAGCTCGACGCGATTACGATATCGCCGTGATCCAGATAGGCGGCAAAAGTTGCGGCATTACGCCGGCGCAGTGCCTTGTAGAACTGCCACTTTACAAAGCCTTCCGGCAAATCGGCGATAAAACGCTGCGCGATGTTGGCCTGGAAGATATCGCCGTCGAGGATATATTCCACCACCTTGGCAACGGACTGCATATAGGCGTCGCGCTCGAAATTCGATCGCCAGGACCCTCGCGCAATCCTCTGCTGCCCGACATTCGAAGTCTCCTGTTTTGGCTCTTTGAGATGCCGCAGGAACAATTCGGAACGCTCGATACTTTTCCTTTCCCGGGCAGCCTCGTCCGCTTCTGGCAATCCCGATGACAAAAGCCAGGCTTTTCCGGCCTGATGATCGAACGCCAGCACCACATCGTAGAAATACCAGGCGGCATCCGGCATCGAGCCTTGCGCCGGCGCATGGGGCTGCGGCAGGCGCTCCAGCAATCGCCCGAATTCATAAGAAAAATAGCCGATTGCGCCGCCCTGAAATGGCGGTAGACCGGGCTGATCATCGAGCCGGTAAAGGTCGCAATAGTGCGAAATCGCCTCGAGCGGGTGCCGGTCAACAGCGGCGCCATTCCAGCGCGCCACGCCCTTTTCCACGACGAGTTTGCCGAATGGATCCGCCGCCACATAGGAGTAGCGTCCAAGGGTGTCGTGACGCATGGCACTGTCGAGAAAGCTCAATCCCCCGAGCGGCAACAATCGCTCGGCAGCTTCGACAGGTTCCAGCCATGGAATCTCACGAATATGCAAACGACTCCTCCTCAACTACCAGGCAATACATAATGTACAACTTCTCTGATCCATCATGAGCGACAGCGTTGTGCGTGGTTCGACAGGCTCACCATGAGGGAGGTGGGTTGTTTGCATGATAAACTTCTCCGTTGCAGAAGTTAATGAATGTCAACAGTGCAGATTCTAACTCCTTGCAGTGCAAACCACCTCCCTCATGGTGAGCCTGTCGAACCACGCATGCCGCCACTGCACGCATTGGAATCGCACTCAATCACCAACTAACTTTTGCGAGTGGACAACAGAATACTTGTCTCCGTCGAGGTGATTCCGTCAATATGGCGAATGTCGCGCAATGTCCGGTCAAAGGCCTCCAGGGTCTCGACTTCGATTTCGGCAACGATATCCCAGCGCCCGTTCGTGGTATGCAGCGCACGGATTTCCGGAAAGCCTTGCAACCGCCGCACAACCTTTTCTGCGGCTTGCCCCGCAACCTCGATCATGGCAACGGCCCGGACGCCATAAATGCCCGCACCTGCCTTCAAGTTGACGGTGAAACTCTGAATCGTGCCGTTTGTGGTCAGTCTGTCGATACGCGTCCGCACCGTAGCACGCGAAATACCCAGAATCGTTGCCATGGATGAAACCGGCAGGCGGCAATCATCCCGCAGCAAAGACAATAATTTGCGGTCTACATCATCCATCGTCTTCCAATCTGATCAAATTGATTGAGCAAAATGCGCATTAATATGTGCATTTCTATCAGGATGCTGTCTTTTTGTCACCGCGTCGAAGTGCCAATATCACTGCCGAAACGTGATAATCTTGGTTAGATCCCTGACCCCTTCAAACGCGAGAGTGACAGCTGTTCATGAACATGCAGAACAATTTCGAGGACACGCACAAGCAGAAGCTGACCGTCATCGGCGCGCCGATCGAAGAAGGTGCCGGAAGGCTTGGCGCATTGATGGGGCCCGCTGCGCTGCGCACTGCCGGGCTGATCCATATGCTCGAAGATCTTGGCCACCCGGTGGAAGATCGCGGTGATTTGCGTCTCCCGAAGACATTGCCTGTTGTTCCGCCTGTCCAGGGTCTTGCGCATTACATCGAGAAAATCGCTGCCTGGTCCCGCATGCTGGCCGTCGAGACCTATGACGCAATGATAAACGGCACGTTCCCGGTCATTCTTGGCGGCGATCATAGCCTGTCCATGGGATCGATTGGCGGCGTCGCGCGCTATTGCGAAGAGCACAACCGCGAATTGTTTGTGCTCTGGCTCGACGCGCATTCCGATTTCAATACGCCCGCCACCTCACCATCCGGCAACATGCACGGCATGTCGGCAGCGCTCCTTTGCCGCGAACCCGGCCTTGAAGGCGTCTTTGGCGATGAGCCGCATGGTTTCGTCAAACCGGAAAACCTGCATCTTTTCGGCATTCGCTCCATCGACAAGACCGAACGCGTCCTTCTGCGTGAGCGAGGCATCGATGTCATCGACATGCGACAGATCGATGAGTTCGGCGTTGTCAAACTGCTGCGGCGCATTATCGAGCGCGTACAGAAGGCCAACGGCATCCTGCATGTCAGTTTTGATGTGGATTTCGTCGATCCGTCCTTTGCACCGGGCGTCGGAACCACCGTTCCTGGCGGCGCGACCTACCGCGAAGCGCATCTCGTCATGGAGATGCTGCACGATTCCGGCGTCGTCGGTTCGCTCGATGTGGTTGAGCTCAACCCGTTTCTGGATGAGCGCGGCAAGAGTGCCCTGCTGCTCGTCGATCTCGTTGCCAGCCTGTTCGGCCGGCAGATTTTCGACAAACCGACATTATCCGAACAGAGCGCTGCCGCTCTGAACGTATGACACAATAGGAGGATATTTTGCTGCACACAGCCGCTGATTTGATTTCGACGGAATCCCGCCTCGGGGCGCACAACTACAAGCCGCTCGATGTGGTGCTGGAGCGCGGCGAAGGCGTGTACGTATGGGATATCGACGGCAATCGCTACCTTGACTGCCTCTCAGCCTATTCGGCCGTCAACCAGGGCCATTGCCATCCCAAAATCCTGAAAGCAATGACCGAACAGGCAGGCAAGCTCACGCTCACCTCCCGCGCCTTCCGCAATGACCAGTTGGCCCTGTTCTACGAAGAACTCGCCGCCCTCACCGGCTCGCATAAGATCCTGCCGATGAACAGCGGCGCAGAAGCTGTCGAAACCGCCATCAAGGCCGTGCGCAAATGGGGTTACGAGGTCAAGGGCGTTCCGGAAAACGCCGCAGAAATCATCGTCTGTTCGGATAATTTCCATGGCCGCACCATGGGTATCGTCGGCTTCAGCACCGATCCTTCGGCCCGCGATAATTTCGGCCCGTTCGCGCCGGGCTTCAAGGTCGTCCCCTTTGGCGATACCGACGCGTTTGCAGCGGCACTGACCCCCAACACCGTCGGTTTTCTTGTCGAGCCGATCCAGGGCGAAGCCGGCGTGATCATTCCGCCGAAGGGCTATTTCACCAAGGTGCGCGAACTTTGCACCGAGAATAACGTCACGCTCATCCTCGATGAAATCCAGACCGGTCTTGGCCGCACCGGCGCCTTGCTTGCCGAAGCGCACGAAGGCATCGAAGCGGACGTAACGTTGATCGGCAAGGCGCTCTCCGGTGGTTTTTACCCAGTCTCGGCGGTGCTTTCCAACAGTGATGTTCTCGGCGTGCTCAAGCCCGGACAGCACGGCAGCACCTTTGGTGGAAATCCGCTCGCCTGCGCTATTGCCCGCGCCGCGCTGCGGGTGCTCACCGAAGAAGACATGATCGAGAATTCCCGCATCGAGGGCGACTATTTCCTGCAGGAGCTCAAAGGCATTCGCAGCAATATCGTGCGCGAAGTACGCGGCCGCGGGCTGATGCTGGCGGTCGAACTGCATCCGGAAGCAGGCGGCGCCAACCGTTTCTGCTACGAGCTCAAGGCGCGCGGCATCCTCGCCAAGGACACCCATGGCGATACGATCCGCATCGCTCCGCCACTCGTCATCAAGCGAGATCAGGTCGATTGGGCGCTGGAGCAGTTCAATACGGTGCTCACCAGGATGAATTGAGTTGGATAGCTGGCCGGGCAAACCCGGCCAGTTCTACATCCTCACCCGCTCGGCCTTTGGATCGTACATCGGCCGCAGTGAGGCCTCGGCCTTCACGCGGACACCGGCTATCTCGATCTCGTAATCGGAAGCCAGCACCTGTTCGGCGCTCTCGCCCTTGCTTGGCACGTATCCGAGCCCGATCGCACCGCCGAGATAATGCCCGTAATTGCCGGATGTGATCGTCCCGACGATCTTGCCATCGCGGACGATCGCCTCGTTGTGAAAGAGCAGCGGTTCGGAATCAGTCAGGCGGAATTGCACGAGACGGCGATCAAGCCCTGTGTCCTTCTTCCTCAGTACAGCATCCCGGCCGATGAAATCGCC
This is a stretch of genomic DNA from Phyllobacterium zundukense. It encodes these proteins:
- the rocF gene encoding arginase; the protein is MNMQNNFEDTHKQKLTVIGAPIEEGAGRLGALMGPAALRTAGLIHMLEDLGHPVEDRGDLRLPKTLPVVPPVQGLAHYIEKIAAWSRMLAVETYDAMINGTFPVILGGDHSLSMGSIGGVARYCEEHNRELFVLWLDAHSDFNTPATSPSGNMHGMSAALLCREPGLEGVFGDEPHGFVKPENLHLFGIRSIDKTERVLLRERGIDVIDMRQIDEFGVVKLLRRIIERVQKANGILHVSFDVDFVDPSFAPGVGTTVPGGATYREAHLVMEMLHDSGVVGSLDVVELNPFLDERGKSALLLVDLVASLFGRQIFDKPTLSEQSAAALNV
- the rocD gene encoding ornithine--oxo-acid transaminase, whose product is MHTAADLISTESRLGAHNYKPLDVVLERGEGVYVWDIDGNRYLDCLSAYSAVNQGHCHPKILKAMTEQAGKLTLTSRAFRNDQLALFYEELAALTGSHKILPMNSGAEAVETAIKAVRKWGYEVKGVPENAAEIIVCSDNFHGRTMGIVGFSTDPSARDNFGPFAPGFKVVPFGDTDAFAAALTPNTVGFLVEPIQGEAGVIIPPKGYFTKVRELCTENNVTLILDEIQTGLGRTGALLAEAHEGIEADVTLIGKALSGGFYPVSAVLSNSDVLGVLKPGQHGSTFGGNPLACAIARAALRVLTEEDMIENSRIEGDYFLQELKGIRSNIVREVRGRGLMLAVELHPEAGGANRFCYELKARGILAKDTHGDTIRIAPPLVIKRDQVDWALEQFNTVLTRMN
- the pabB gene encoding aminodeoxychorismate synthase component I, which codes for MHIREIPWLEPVEAAERLLPLGGLSFLDSAMRHDTLGRYSYVAADPFGKLVVEKGVARWNGAAVDRHPLEAISHYCDLYRLDDQPGLPPFQGGAIGYFSYEFGRLLERLPQPHAPAQGSMPDAAWYFYDVVLAFDHQAGKAWLLSSGLPEADEAARERKSIERSELFLRHLKEPKQETSNVGQQRIARGSWRSNFERDAYMQSVAKVVEYILDGDIFQANIAQRFIADLPEGFVKWQFYKALRRRNAATFAAYLDHGDIVIASSSPERFVAVKGDQVETRPIKGTMPRSSDPDEDKNLADILLKSEKDRAENLMIVDLMRNDLSRVCRPHSVLTPVLCGLETYASVHHLVSAVTGRLMEGKSLMDLIRAAFPGGSITGAPKLRAMEIITEIEREARGVYCGSIGFIGFNGNFDGNIGIRTVLFQGGKAVFQAGGGITALSDPAAEYQETLDKAARIFAVFDQGDAA
- a CDS encoding Lrp/AsnC family transcriptional regulator — protein: MDDVDRKLLSLLRDDCRLPVSSMATILGISRATVRTRIDRLTTNGTIQSFTVNLKAGAGIYGVRAVAMIEVAGQAAEKVVRRLQGFPEIRALHTTNGRWDIVAEIEVETLEAFDRTLRDIRHIDGITSTETSILLSTRKS